From one Enterobacter kobei genomic stretch:
- a CDS encoding YaiO family outer membrane beta-barrel protein → MRRIALATAIITICAPLHAEITSLTAGYDFNDYSGTHGSRQMRFAEIKNTLDKGALVMNLSDGEREYNGDERYHSIRGRASLWYRWNGWLSTRSSIALAEDTPVFARQDVQQDVTVKVLKPLLITGGYRTARYYGGVDVDAWSAGLTWYAGPTITNWRYTWYDSHGAGDSYSHVVSLRLNDATGKGSTQVWVAWGSGAYNYDWAPERYTGTTQSVSLRRLQPLNDRWALGMTLGKQWYDMPLENYHGLNAALDLTWTF, encoded by the coding sequence ATGAGGCGAATTGCGCTGGCAACCGCGATAATCACGATTTGCGCGCCGCTGCACGCGGAAATCACCAGCCTGACCGCAGGGTATGATTTTAACGACTATTCGGGTACGCATGGCTCACGCCAGATGCGGTTCGCTGAGATAAAAAACACGCTGGATAAGGGCGCGCTGGTGATGAATCTCAGCGACGGGGAACGGGAATACAACGGTGATGAACGCTATCACAGCATCCGGGGTCGGGCGTCACTCTGGTACCGCTGGAATGGCTGGCTGTCCACCCGCAGCAGCATTGCGCTGGCAGAAGATACGCCCGTTTTCGCCCGTCAGGATGTGCAGCAGGACGTCACGGTAAAAGTGCTGAAGCCGCTGTTGATAACGGGTGGTTATCGCACGGCCCGTTATTATGGCGGCGTTGATGTGGACGCCTGGTCAGCCGGATTAACCTGGTACGCCGGACCGACCATCACCAACTGGCGTTATACCTGGTACGACTCACATGGTGCCGGGGACAGCTACAGCCATGTGGTTTCCCTGCGGCTCAACGACGCCACCGGCAAAGGCAGTACTCAGGTATGGGTTGCCTGGGGCAGCGGCGCGTATAACTATGACTGGGCACCAGAGCGCTACACCGGCACCACACAAAGCGTCAGTCTGCGCCGCCTGCAGCCGCTGAACGATCGCTGGGCGCTGGGCATGACTCTTGGTAAGCAGTGGTACGATATGCCGCTTGAGAATTACCACGGGCTGAATGCGGCGCTCGATCTTACCTGGACATTTTAA
- the eat gene encoding ethanolamine permease — translation MNTETTTLKRTLGSFRLWGMAVGLVISGEYFGWSYGWSQAGTLGFLIVALLIAAMYCAFIFSFTELTTAIPHAGGPFAYAYRAFGPTGGFIAGFATLIEFVFAPPAIAMAIGAYLNVQFPSLDPKWVACGAYVIFMTLNILGVGIAATFELIVTLLAIFELLVFMGVVAPGFSWDNFTAHGWAGAESFSTLALPGMFAAIPFAIWFFLAIEGASMAAEEAKDPQRTIPRALGGGIVTLTVLAVGVMIFAGGVGDWRALSNINDPLPQAMKVVVGSSSGWLHMLVWLGLFGLVASFHGIIMGYSRQIYSLARAGYLPARLATLNRRTRTPHLAILAGGVVGIAAIFSDSLITISGMPLTACIVTMSVFGAIVMYITSMAALFKLRRSEPLLIRPFRAPLFPYAPAFALGMAVLCLVAMVWYNPLLALIFAAMMLAGYLWFRKTASARERAALDPQLRAIS, via the coding sequence ATGAACACAGAAACAACGACCTTAAAAAGAACACTCGGCAGCTTCCGTCTGTGGGGCATGGCCGTCGGACTGGTGATATCAGGGGAATATTTTGGCTGGAGCTACGGCTGGTCACAGGCAGGGACGCTCGGTTTTTTGATTGTCGCCCTGCTGATCGCCGCCATGTACTGCGCCTTTATTTTTAGCTTTACGGAACTGACGACCGCCATTCCTCATGCCGGTGGGCCTTTTGCCTACGCGTACCGTGCCTTCGGGCCGACCGGCGGGTTTATTGCCGGGTTCGCCACACTGATCGAGTTCGTGTTTGCGCCCCCGGCGATCGCCATGGCGATTGGTGCGTACCTTAATGTCCAGTTTCCCTCCCTCGATCCTAAATGGGTGGCCTGCGGGGCGTACGTCATCTTTATGACCTTGAACATTCTTGGCGTGGGCATTGCCGCCACCTTTGAGCTGATCGTCACCCTGCTGGCGATTTTCGAACTGCTGGTATTTATGGGCGTGGTCGCACCCGGCTTCTCATGGGATAACTTTACCGCCCACGGCTGGGCTGGCGCGGAAAGCTTCAGCACTCTGGCGCTGCCGGGGATGTTTGCGGCTATCCCCTTTGCCATCTGGTTTTTCCTCGCCATTGAAGGTGCCTCCATGGCCGCCGAAGAAGCTAAAGATCCGCAACGCACTATTCCCCGGGCGCTGGGCGGCGGCATTGTGACGCTCACCGTGCTGGCAGTGGGCGTGATGATCTTTGCCGGCGGCGTCGGCGACTGGCGCGCGCTGTCGAATATCAACGATCCGCTGCCGCAGGCGATGAAAGTGGTGGTCGGCAGCAGCAGCGGTTGGCTGCATATGCTGGTGTGGCTGGGGCTGTTTGGCCTGGTGGCGTCATTTCACGGCATCATCATGGGCTATTCCCGCCAGATTTACTCGCTGGCCCGGGCTGGCTATTTACCGGCGCGGCTTGCCACGCTGAACCGCCGCACCCGGACGCCGCATCTGGCCATTCTCGCGGGCGGCGTAGTGGGGATCGCGGCGATCTTCTCCGATTCGCTCATCACTATCAGCGGTATGCCCCTCACCGCCTGCATTGTGACGATGTCGGTATTTGGCGCTATTGTTATGTATATCACCTCCATGGCCGCGCTGTTCAAACTGCGCCGCAGCGAACCCTTGCTGATCCGTCCGTTCCGCGCGCCCTTGTTCCCCTATGCGCCCGCCTTCGCGCTCGGTATGGCGGTACTCTGCCTGGTGGCGATGGTCTGGTATAACCCGCTGCTGGCGCTGATTTTTGCCGCCATGATGCTGGCTGGTTATCTGTGGTTCCGCAAAACCGCGTCGGCCCGTGAGCGGGCGGCGCTGGATCCGCAACTGCGGGCGATCTCCTGA
- a CDS encoding ethanolamine ammonia-lyase subunit EutB translates to MYKTTLAHRTYRFASLKDLLAKASPARSGDVLAGISADSAEERMAAKMALADVPLRDILADPLIPYEQDEVTRLIIDTHDPQAFTDISHLTVGDFRDWLLDDNTDTQCLSRVARGITPEMAAAVSKIMRNQDLILAASKCRVITRFRNTIGLPGHLSVRLQPNHPTDDLRGIAASMLDGLLYGAGDAVVGINPASDSLPVLERLNHMMADIIDRFAIPTQSCVLTHVTNTLQLIERGAPVDLVFQSVAGTEAANSGFGINLALLHEAGEAALSLGRGTLGHNVMYFETGQGSCLSAGAHHGVDQQTCEARAYAVARHFDPLLVNTVVGFIGPEYLYDGKQIIRAGLEDHFCGKLMGLPIGCDVCYTNHAEADQDDMDTLLTLLCNAGLTFLIGVPGADDIMLNYQSTSFHDALYARRLLGLKHAPEFGEWLTRMQIIDNGGQLRLTGASHPLLSILPQGTPV, encoded by the coding sequence ATGTATAAAACTACCCTGGCGCACCGGACCTACCGTTTCGCCAGTCTGAAAGATCTGCTGGCAAAAGCATCCCCGGCGCGATCCGGGGACGTGCTGGCAGGTATCAGCGCGGATTCCGCCGAAGAACGCATGGCCGCAAAAATGGCGCTGGCAGATGTGCCGCTGCGTGACATTCTTGCGGATCCGCTGATCCCCTACGAGCAGGATGAAGTCACCCGGCTGATTATTGATACCCATGATCCGCAAGCGTTTACTGACATCAGCCACCTTACCGTCGGTGATTTTCGTGACTGGCTGCTGGATGACAACACTGACACGCAATGCTTAAGCCGTGTCGCCCGCGGCATTACGCCGGAAATGGCCGCCGCCGTCAGCAAGATCATGCGCAACCAGGATCTGATCCTCGCCGCCAGTAAGTGCCGGGTGATCACACGCTTTCGCAATACCATCGGCCTGCCCGGTCACCTTAGCGTGCGCCTGCAACCGAATCATCCTACCGACGATCTCAGGGGCATTGCCGCCAGTATGCTCGACGGCCTGCTGTACGGCGCGGGTGATGCGGTTGTGGGGATTAATCCGGCCAGCGACAGCCTGCCGGTGCTGGAACGGCTGAATCATATGATGGCGGATATCATTGACCGGTTTGCGATCCCCACTCAGTCCTGCGTGCTGACGCACGTCACCAACACGCTACAGCTGATCGAACGCGGCGCGCCCGTCGATCTGGTGTTTCAGTCGGTGGCAGGCACCGAGGCTGCGAACAGCGGCTTTGGCATCAATCTGGCGTTGCTGCACGAGGCGGGGGAGGCAGCGTTAAGTCTCGGACGGGGTACGCTCGGCCATAACGTGATGTATTTTGAAACCGGCCAGGGCAGTTGCCTGTCGGCGGGGGCGCATCATGGTGTCGATCAGCAAACCTGTGAGGCACGGGCCTATGCGGTGGCACGACATTTTGATCCGCTGCTGGTGAATACCGTGGTGGGCTTTATTGGCCCGGAATATTTGTATGACGGCAAACAGATTATCCGCGCCGGGCTGGAAGATCACTTCTGCGGCAAACTGATGGGCCTGCCGATTGGCTGCGACGTCTGTTATACCAATCATGCCGAGGCGGATCAGGATGACATGGACACCCTGCTGACGCTGTTGTGCAACGCCGGGCTGACGTTCCTGATTGGCGTGCCGGGCGCGGATGACATCATGCTCAATTATCAGAGCACCTCATTTCATGATGCGCTCTATGCCCGCCGTCTGCTCGGCCTGAAACATGCGCCGGAGTTCGGCGAATGGCTGACCCGTATGCAGATTATCGACAATGGTGGCCAGCTACGCTTAACCGGTGCCAGTCACCCGTTACTCAGCATTCTGCCCCAGGGAACGCCGGTATGA
- the eutC gene encoding ethanolamine ammonia-lyase subunit EutC, with product MKNPDAWSLLREFTDARIALGRSGASLPTREVLNFGLAHAQARDAIHQPFDSTSLEDELAALGLQTLTVHSAAADRHIYLNRPDLGRKLSEESRSALREQRVAEHDLLLVIGDGLSSHAVHRQAVPLIAALLPYLHTLGLSLAPVVLAHQSRVALGDDIGETLNSQAVAILIGERPGLSSPDSLGVYLTWKPGCARLESERNCISNIRPEGLRHEAAAFKLAWLLEQAFLRRLTGVKLKDESDNPALHGKVSPRVPLS from the coding sequence ATGAAAAACCCAGATGCCTGGTCACTGTTGCGTGAATTTACCGATGCGCGTATCGCCCTTGGACGCAGCGGAGCCAGCCTGCCGACACGCGAGGTGCTGAACTTTGGCCTCGCCCATGCACAGGCGCGCGATGCTATCCACCAGCCTTTTGACAGCACCTCGCTGGAGGACGAATTAGCGGCGCTTGGGCTGCAAACGCTAACCGTCCACAGCGCGGCGGCGGATCGGCATATTTACTTAAATCGTCCGGATCTGGGCCGTAAACTCAGTGAGGAGAGCCGTAGTGCGCTGCGCGAACAGCGTGTTGCCGAACACGATCTGCTGCTGGTGATTGGCGACGGCCTCTCTTCCCATGCGGTACATCGTCAGGCGGTGCCGCTGATTGCTGCCCTGCTGCCGTATCTGCACACGCTGGGATTATCGCTGGCACCGGTGGTGCTGGCGCATCAGTCGCGGGTGGCGCTGGGGGATGACATCGGGGAAACGCTGAACAGTCAGGCGGTGGCAATATTGATTGGCGAACGGCCGGGCCTGTCGTCGCCGGACAGCCTCGGCGTTTATCTGACGTGGAAACCGGGCTGCGCGCGGCTGGAGTCCGAACGCAACTGCATTTCTAATATCCGCCCGGAAGGACTGCGCCACGAAGCCGCGGCTTTTAAGCTCGCATGGCTGCTGGAACAGGCCTTTTTACGCCGTCTGACCGGCGTAAAACTCAAAGATGAAAGCGATAACCCGGCGCTGCACGGCAAGGTGTCGCCGCGCGTGCCGTTGTCCTGA
- a CDS encoding helix-turn-helix transcriptional regulator, whose translation MEKKHQLLATRLGEILGRFNNGETLYVKQLAEEYGVHPRTIKRDIIERLSFLDAEPAGRGGYKISPGLLGRFNADSIDLFARLAGVSELFPGFNKRMLSSMHSASASQTIVVQGHRYISSELQADHFTRLQRAIDEHCCVNFRYLRRNEERHYAVEPYQLTNLNGVWYLAARHENRLKNFTLTKITALNCTFETFEPDAQLLAKMRQEPSVWGVEGKFSVRLSVAPEVAEYFQRRDLLNEQVIEQQTADGGLIVTTQVAHKKEILPVVQYWIPHLKILAPASLQSEMEAEIKSWLAV comes from the coding sequence ATGGAAAAAAAACACCAACTGCTGGCGACGCGTCTCGGTGAAATTCTCGGGCGTTTTAATAATGGTGAGACGCTGTATGTTAAGCAGCTGGCGGAGGAATATGGCGTACATCCTCGCACCATTAAGCGCGATATTATTGAGCGTCTGAGCTTTCTGGATGCGGAACCGGCAGGGCGCGGGGGATACAAAATTTCGCCCGGCCTGCTGGGGCGCTTTAACGCTGACAGCATCGATCTCTTTGCGCGGCTGGCAGGCGTCAGCGAACTGTTCCCGGGCTTCAACAAGCGCATGTTGTCCTCCATGCATTCGGCCAGCGCCAGCCAGACCATCGTGGTGCAGGGCCATCGCTATATTTCCAGCGAATTACAGGCCGATCATTTTACCCGCTTACAGCGTGCCATCGATGAACACTGCTGCGTTAATTTCCGCTATCTGCGTCGTAACGAAGAACGGCATTATGCTGTGGAGCCGTATCAGCTGACCAATCTTAACGGCGTCTGGTATCTGGCGGCGCGTCATGAAAATCGCCTGAAAAACTTCACCTTAACCAAGATCACGGCCCTGAACTGTACGTTTGAAACTTTTGAACCGGATGCGCAACTGCTGGCGAAAATGCGCCAGGAGCCGAGCGTGTGGGGCGTGGAAGGGAAATTCAGCGTCCGGCTCAGCGTTGCGCCGGAAGTGGCGGAGTATTTCCAGCGTCGGGATCTGCTTAACGAGCAGGTGATCGAACAGCAGACCGCCGATGGCGGCCTGATCGTCACCACTCAGGTGGCACATAAAAAAGAGATCCTGCCGGTGGTGCAGTACTGGATCCCGCACCTGAAGATCCTCGCCCCCGCGTCGCTGCAAAGCGAAATGGAAGCGGAGATCAAAAGCTGGCTGGCGGTGTAG
- a CDS encoding diguanylate phosphodiesterase, which translates to MISTLIYRSRLTSSFDPSKLSELVCVSQTRNAALGISGILLFDGSHFLQVLEGPLDNVNQLYEKINNDPRHDSVVELMRDYAPKRHFQTHGMSLFDLRTGNPRTILRSVITAGALNFRLASDARVYKFIKSFMRGRWRDVNPRQSEAASWEFITDNLTFSQPQAMVFADQPCQFAIQPIVEPLRGQISSFEALIRSPTGGSPHDYFASIPAGKIHEADLLSKEYAFALAKKIGIGSNKLSINLLPMSLVKIPDAVNILLDQITRNGLVPEQVIVEVTEDEVISGYDAFAFAIMQLRSAGIGLAIDDFGAGFAGLSLLTKFQPGELKIDRSIITDIHLHGPQQAILNAIIKCCTELEIDVVAEGVEKAEEWCWLEAAGIKHFQGYLFARPGLNRIPPIRWPVKIRY; encoded by the coding sequence ATGATTTCTACCCTGATTTACCGGAGTCGCCTGACAAGCAGCTTTGATCCTTCAAAGCTGAGCGAGCTGGTATGCGTCTCTCAGACCCGCAACGCCGCGCTGGGCATTTCCGGCATCCTGCTGTTCGACGGCAGTCATTTTTTGCAGGTGCTGGAAGGGCCGCTGGACAACGTTAATCAGCTGTATGAGAAGATTAATAACGACCCGCGCCACGATTCGGTGGTCGAACTGATGCGGGACTACGCGCCAAAACGTCATTTCCAGACCCACGGCATGTCGCTGTTTGATTTACGCACCGGCAATCCGCGTACTATCCTGCGCTCGGTGATCACCGCCGGAGCGCTGAATTTCCGCCTCGCCAGCGATGCGCGGGTCTACAAATTCATTAAATCCTTTATGCGCGGGCGCTGGCGCGATGTGAATCCGCGGCAGTCAGAGGCGGCAAGTTGGGAGTTCATTACCGACAATCTGACCTTCAGCCAGCCGCAGGCGATGGTCTTTGCCGACCAGCCGTGCCAGTTTGCCATCCAGCCGATTGTTGAACCCCTGCGCGGGCAGATCAGTTCATTTGAGGCGCTGATCCGCAGCCCCACCGGCGGTTCGCCCCATGACTACTTTGCGTCGATACCCGCGGGGAAAATTCACGAGGCTGACCTGCTCTCCAAGGAGTACGCCTTTGCACTGGCAAAAAAGATCGGCATCGGCAGCAATAAGCTCTCCATTAACCTGCTGCCAATGTCGCTGGTAAAAATCCCTGACGCGGTCAATATTCTGCTCGATCAAATCACCCGTAACGGCCTGGTCCCGGAACAGGTTATCGTCGAGGTGACGGAAGACGAAGTGATCTCCGGCTATGACGCGTTTGCCTTTGCCATTATGCAACTGCGCTCGGCAGGCATTGGTCTGGCGATCGATGATTTCGGCGCAGGCTTTGCCGGGCTGTCGCTACTCACCAAATTTCAGCCGGGCGAGCTGAAAATCGACCGCAGCATCATCACCGATATTCATCTGCACGGCCCGCAACAGGCGATCCTCAATGCCATCATCAAATGCTGTACGGAGCTGGAAATAGACGTGGTGGCGGAAGGGGTGGAAAAAGCCGAAGAGTGGTGCTGGCTGGAAGCGGCCGGTATTAAGCATTTCCAGGGATATTTATTTGCGCGCCCGGGTCTGAACCGTATCCCGCCCATCCGCTGGCCGGTAAAAATCAGATATTAA
- a CDS encoding sensor domain-containing diguanylate cyclase, translated as MMTDDKKPFNPRDVDLQHLNDLLNNNSDWIWEVDAQGRYTWSSDVVTSLLGFTPDEVIGCTPFDFMPPGEAERVAGAFLAIVQQQIPFSGLVNRNQRADGQVIVLETSGIPLFDDNGQLRGYRGVDRNISTLGERVLQLETIYDATPVALCMIDRNGQMVMSNKAMARALGRSSEDINGKLVAELMPACWQHFERDFELADSGAELPTRETRWEESIFSLHPVPVHDAAGNVVGLSVTWVDVTERHQAEQKLADANQVLQQHAQHDYLTGLFNRRFMDECLNREIIRACEKSYSLSVCLADIDYFKRFNDSQGHQAGDACLRDVANALTAVRHRPDDNVSRYGGEEFLVILPCTDRLEAQAIAEGLRESIEALRIPNAASPTGFLTISIGVATLDGSKTLPQDKPLHIIASGLIRRADNALYAAKNQGRNRVVASSEPES; from the coding sequence ATGATGACTGATGATAAAAAACCTTTTAATCCCAGGGATGTAGACCTGCAACACCTGAACGATCTGCTTAATAATAATTCCGACTGGATTTGGGAAGTGGATGCACAGGGGCGCTATACCTGGTCATCGGACGTGGTCACCAGCCTGCTGGGATTTACGCCGGACGAAGTGATTGGCTGTACGCCCTTTGATTTTATGCCGCCGGGTGAAGCCGAGCGGGTAGCCGGTGCGTTTCTGGCTATCGTTCAGCAGCAGATCCCCTTTTCCGGTCTGGTTAATCGCAATCAGCGGGCCGACGGGCAAGTGATCGTGCTGGAAACCAGCGGCATTCCGCTGTTTGACGATAACGGCCAGCTGCGTGGCTACCGGGGGGTGGATCGCAATATCTCCACACTGGGCGAACGCGTGCTGCAACTGGAAACGATTTACGACGCTACGCCAGTGGCGTTGTGCATGATTGATCGTAACGGCCAGATGGTGATGTCCAATAAAGCCATGGCGAGGGCATTAGGCCGTTCCAGCGAGGACATCAACGGCAAACTGGTGGCCGAGTTGATGCCGGCCTGCTGGCAACACTTTGAACGTGACTTCGAACTTGCCGACAGCGGCGCAGAGCTACCGACACGCGAAACCCGCTGGGAGGAGAGTATTTTCTCCTTGCACCCTGTCCCGGTACACGACGCGGCGGGTAACGTGGTTGGGCTGTCTGTAACCTGGGTGGATGTCACCGAGCGCCATCAGGCGGAGCAAAAACTGGCGGATGCCAATCAGGTGTTACAGCAGCATGCCCAGCATGATTACCTGACCGGGCTGTTCAACCGTCGCTTTATGGACGAGTGTCTGAACCGTGAAATCATCCGCGCCTGCGAGAAGAGCTACTCGCTGTCGGTGTGTCTGGCCGATATTGATTACTTTAAACGTTTTAATGACAGCCAGGGGCATCAGGCCGGTGATGCCTGCCTGCGCGATGTCGCCAATGCGCTGACCGCCGTGCGTCACCGGCCTGACGATAACGTCAGCCGCTACGGCGGCGAAGAGTTCCTGGTGATTTTACCCTGCACCGATCGCCTGGAGGCGCAGGCCATTGCCGAGGGGCTGCGGGAAAGCATCGAAGCGCTGCGCATCCCTAATGCCGCAAGCCCGACCGGCTTTCTGACCATCAGTATCGGGGTCGCCACGCTGGATGGCAGCAAAACGCTGCCACAGGACAAACCGCTGCATATTATTGCCAGCGGCTTAATACGCCGCGCGGATAACGCGCTGTATGCCGCAAAAAACCAGGGACGAAACCGGGTGGTTGCCTCCTCGGAGCCGGAAAGTTAA
- a CDS encoding AzlD domain-containing protein: MDRNIILAIALVSLVSAAMRVLPLLLLSRMRLSFTLQQWLAFIPSGIMTAIVAAELLHKPAMTASGLSVSLLAAIIATVVGGLTRSLFATVISGMVAFTVLQLLSGL, encoded by the coding sequence ATGGACAGAAATATTATTCTGGCTATTGCGCTGGTATCACTGGTGAGTGCGGCGATGCGTGTTTTGCCATTATTGTTATTATCCCGTATGCGCTTATCTTTTACGTTGCAACAGTGGCTGGCGTTTATTCCTTCCGGTATTATGACGGCGATTGTGGCGGCTGAGCTGCTGCACAAACCTGCCATGACGGCCTCCGGGCTTAGTGTCTCCCTGCTGGCGGCGATCATCGCCACCGTGGTTGGGGGGCTCACCCGCAGCTTATTTGCTACGGTTATTAGCGGGATGGTTGCTTTTACTGTACTGCAATTACTTAGCGGGCTGTAA
- a CDS encoding AzlC family ABC transporter permease: MLSNTNTRPEQMGLFRDGAQACFPTLPGYWSIGIAAGAIGTLSGFSLLHITLLASCLYAGSAHFLFYSLWAAGAETASIVLSVLLVNLRYLLMSSSISLFFQRSTTYQKIVSGLLLTDETFGVAVQYGNQSGDIPFKWMLGLNLTAWINWIISCVLGAWLASSLPAALMEGLSFSLVSMFIGLILMTWFASKRQRLETLTIVTAMAITLLFHSWSNTSLVVIFAASVAATLATIVLIRMEKKGK; encoded by the coding sequence ATGTTGTCGAATACCAACACCCGCCCCGAACAGATGGGTCTTTTCCGGGACGGTGCGCAGGCTTGTTTCCCCACGCTGCCGGGCTACTGGAGTATTGGCATCGCAGCGGGTGCGATAGGCACCTTATCCGGATTTTCGCTGCTGCACATCACGCTACTGGCGAGTTGCCTGTACGCCGGTTCTGCACATTTCCTGTTTTACTCGTTGTGGGCCGCCGGGGCGGAAACCGCTTCCATCGTACTGAGCGTGTTGCTGGTGAATCTGCGTTACCTGCTGATGAGCTCGTCCATCAGCCTCTTTTTCCAGCGCAGTACCACATATCAGAAGATTGTCAGCGGTCTGCTGTTAACGGATGAGACCTTTGGGGTAGCGGTACAGTACGGCAATCAGTCCGGTGACATCCCGTTCAAATGGATGCTGGGCCTTAATCTCACCGCCTGGATTAACTGGATCATCTCCTGCGTGCTGGGAGCCTGGCTGGCCTCATCGTTGCCTGCCGCCCTGATGGAAGGCCTGAGCTTTAGTCTGGTGTCGATGTTTATTGGGCTGATCCTGATGACCTGGTTTGCCAGTAAACGACAACGTCTTGAAACGCTGACTATCGTTACAGCAATGGCAATCACCCTGTTATTTCATTCGTGGTCTAATACCAGTCTGGTGGTTATCTTTGCGGCCTCGGTTGCGGCGACCCTTGCGACTATTGTGCTGATCCGCATGGAAAAAAAAGGAAAATAA
- a CDS encoding YciE/YciF ferroxidase family protein — protein sequence MTIKTLEDLFIHDLSDVYSAEKQITRALPKMARAATDEKLVAAFKQHLEETQGQIERLDQLVEATEGVRIKRMKCHALEGLVEEAQEIIDSVEAGPVRDAGLIGAAQKVEHYEIATYGTLRALAVKLGYKEAARLLGETLEEEKATDEKLTIIAEKQA from the coding sequence ATGACCATTAAGACTTTAGAAGATTTATTCATTCACGATTTATCAGACGTTTACAGCGCTGAGAAGCAAATTACGCGTGCCCTGCCGAAAATGGCTCGCGCGGCAACCGACGAAAAACTGGTCGCTGCGTTTAAACAGCATCTTGAAGAGACGCAAGGTCAAATTGAGCGTCTTGATCAGCTGGTGGAAGCCACTGAGGGTGTACGCATTAAGCGAATGAAATGCCATGCGTTAGAAGGTCTGGTGGAAGAAGCGCAGGAAATTATCGACTCAGTGGAAGCAGGCCCGGTACGTGACGCTGGTTTGATTGGCGCCGCGCAAAAGGTTGAGCACTATGAGATCGCCACCTACGGCACACTTCGCGCGCTGGCAGTAAAACTGGGTTATAAAGAAGCGGCCCGTTTACTGGGTGAAACGCTGGAAGAAGAAAAAGCAACAGATGAGAAACTGACGATTATTGCTGAAAAGCAGGCGTAA
- a CDS encoding TetR/AcrR family transcriptional regulator, which translates to MTTQATCCTKKGRGRPKVFDREATLDRAMGLFWQHGYEATSLADLVEATGAKAPTLYAEFTNKEGLFRAVLDRYVSQFAAKHKAALFCDDKSVAQAIEDYLTALAHCFASKDTPAGCFLINTSATVSASSEQIACAVRSRHAQEEAMLLEFLTQRQAKGELPSHTDLPALTAFLSCLIQGMSVSAREGASTEALLQIVTTTLSLWSTLIAA; encoded by the coding sequence ATGACCACGCAAGCAACATGTTGTACTAAGAAAGGGAGGGGGAGGCCGAAAGTGTTTGACCGCGAGGCGACCCTGGATCGGGCGATGGGGCTGTTCTGGCAGCATGGCTATGAAGCCACTTCGCTGGCCGATCTGGTTGAAGCGACCGGTGCAAAAGCGCCGACGCTCTATGCCGAGTTTACCAATAAAGAAGGATTGTTCAGGGCAGTGCTCGATCGCTACGTCAGTCAGTTTGCTGCGAAGCATAAAGCCGCGCTGTTCTGCGACGATAAATCCGTTGCGCAGGCGATCGAGGATTATCTCACTGCACTGGCACACTGCTTTGCCAGTAAGGATACGCCCGCAGGCTGCTTCCTGATCAATACCTCTGCCACCGTATCGGCCTCGTCAGAGCAAATTGCCTGCGCCGTGCGCAGCCGCCATGCCCAAGAAGAAGCGATGTTGCTGGAGTTTCTCACCCAGCGGCAGGCAAAGGGTGAATTGCCGTCGCACACCGATTTGCCTGCGCTGACGGCTTTTTTAAGCTGTCTGATACAGGGAATGTCGGTGAGCGCTCGTGAAGGGGCCAGCACTGAAGCATTGCTGCAAATCGTCACTACCACTCTCAGCCTGTGGTCGACGCTGATTGCGGCGTAA
- the bhsA gene encoding multiple stress resistance protein BhsA, translating to MKNINALFAVAILSSLSFASVAAVQVDATPAGQQKAGHISATAGTNIASLEAELAQKADEMGAKSYRITSVTGPNTLHGTAVIYK from the coding sequence ATGAAAAACATTAACGCTCTGTTCGCCGTCGCCATCCTGAGTTCTTTATCTTTCGCAAGCGTTGCCGCAGTGCAGGTTGATGCCACACCTGCCGGTCAGCAGAAAGCCGGTCATATCTCCGCGACAGCCGGGACTAATATCGCGTCTCTGGAAGCGGAACTGGCGCAGAAAGCCGATGAAATGGGTGCGAAGTCTTACCGCATTACGTCTGTTACCGGCCCGAATACTCTGCACGGTACTGCGGTAATTTATAAATAA
- a CDS encoding YdgH/BhsA/McbA-like domain containing protein, protein MKNVKTLAAVAALSLMSFGAFAQSVTASASTLDAAEAQIAAQAQKAGASYKITEANVNNNVHMTAELTK, encoded by the coding sequence ATGAAAAACGTAAAAACTCTGGCCGCTGTTGCCGCTCTGTCCCTGATGTCTTTTGGCGCTTTCGCACAATCCGTAACCGCTTCTGCCTCCACCCTGGATGCCGCTGAAGCGCAGATTGCCGCCCAAGCCCAGAAAGCCGGTGCTTCTTATAAAATTACTGAAGCGAATGTGAATAATAACGTTCACATGACGGCTGAACTGACCAAATAA